Below is a window of Veillonella rodentium DNA.
AGGGTTTGACGGCGATCAGCACGAACTTCAACCGGCACCTGATAGTTAGCACCACCGATACGGCGAGCGCGCACTTCAAGTACAGGCATAACATTTTTCAATGCTTGATCAAAAACTTCCATTGGGTCTTGACCCATTTTGGAACGAATAATTTCAAATGCATCATATACGATAGTTTCAGCAATGCCTTTTTTGCCATCGTACATAACTTTGTTGATGAAACGTGTAACTAATTTGCTGTTGTACACCGGATCTGGAAGTACATCACGTTTCGGAACAGGGCCTTTTCTTGGCATGTTCAATCCCTCCTTTATATAGATGTGTGTTAATTTGTTTACTGGCTAAAATTATTTTTTAGCTTTTTTCGCGCCGTATTTGGAACGACTTTGCATACGGTTTTGTACGCCAGCTGTATCCAATGCACCACGAACAATGTGATAACGCACACCTGGAAGGTC
It encodes the following:
- the rpsG gene encoding 30S ribosomal protein S7 — translated: MPRKGPVPKRDVLPDPVYNSKLVTRFINKVMYDGKKGIAETIVYDAFEIIRSKMGQDPMEVFDQALKNVMPVLEVRARRIGGANYQVPVEVRADRRQTLGIRWVVTYARLRGERTMKERLAGELMDAFNNAGAAIKKKEDTHKMAEANKAFAHYRW